A genomic window from Candidatus Tiamatella incendiivivens includes:
- a CDS encoding AMP-binding protein, whose translation MSRYKPPFPEPGPIIPGLGERYLETYDEAAKNAEEFYSKIALKALYWRKLWNKYTEINDPIQKFFVGGYTNWTYNLDLQLQSEHKNKIIYIWEDEQGNAKTVGLEEYYILVNRIADALRRQGLEKGDRVVIYMPTTPEAAATVVAVNRIGGIFTPISPGLAFNALKQRIMDAKAKFIVTADAAVRRGNVVPLKQIVEKAVGDLDFVDKVIVSRKHGLENVPMTSGRDVWMEDILRETSEKTSVEPLWLEANEPITLLYTSGTTGKPKGIVHSHVSAIVGVYSLLRWIMGFPDEGAHSDRMLNISELGWSTGIVAHVIGPQIFKYTAIIYDGAPNYPRMDQYLWMIEKYRPTIFWAVPTLFRMFRMLGDKAVESHDYSSLRLIASIGEHFPADLWNWVYEKLALRRIPVVNIYGSTESLAMASIPTRIELLPFKPGSPGVRMPGFELEAVDENGNPLEEGEIGALVIKAPFKAPYVFLTVWGDPDNFGKPGWKGNLQRFIESYYSIKGYYTTGDAGYFDEHGYLWIVGRIDDTLKISGHRITSAEIEDGINKHPAVAESMVVGKLDPIKGETAVAFIVLKPDMTPSKELAEEIRLNVRDKVGPIAVLTEIYFVGKLPKNRTGKLVRRIGRSIVRNEPIGDITVLEDPGVIELLTEAIKNPF comes from the coding sequence ATGTCAAGATACAAGCCCCCATTCCCTGAACCCGGGCCCATCATCCCTGGATTAGGCGAGAGATACCTTGAAACATACGATGAAGCGGCTAAAAACGCGGAGGAGTTCTACAGTAAAATAGCATTAAAAGCCCTCTACTGGAGAAAACTATGGAATAAATACACAGAGATAAACGATCCGATACAGAAATTCTTCGTTGGAGGATACACCAACTGGACATACAATCTTGACCTCCAACTCCAGTCGGAGCATAAGAACAAGATAATCTACATCTGGGAAGACGAGCAAGGGAACGCTAAAACAGTAGGATTAGAGGAATACTATATCCTAGTAAACAGAATTGCAGACGCTCTAAGGAGACAGGGCCTAGAGAAAGGAGACAGGGTAGTAATATACATGCCAACTACCCCGGAAGCAGCAGCTACAGTAGTTGCAGTAAATAGAATAGGTGGGATATTCACACCCATATCACCTGGACTGGCTTTCAACGCTTTGAAACAGAGGATCATGGATGCAAAGGCTAAGTTCATTGTAACCGCAGATGCAGCAGTCAGAAGAGGTAATGTCGTTCCATTAAAGCAAATAGTTGAAAAGGCAGTAGGTGACCTTGATTTCGTGGACAAAGTGATAGTTTCCCGCAAGCATGGCTTGGAAAACGTGCCAATGACTAGTGGGAGAGATGTATGGATGGAGGATATTCTCCGGGAAACAAGTGAGAAAACAAGTGTTGAACCCCTCTGGCTTGAGGCTAATGAACCTATAACACTATTGTATACCTCCGGTACAACTGGAAAGCCTAAAGGCATAGTACATAGCCACGTATCGGCCATCGTGGGAGTCTATAGTCTCTTAAGGTGGATAATGGGGTTCCCGGATGAAGGAGCACACAGTGATAGGATGCTAAACATATCTGAGCTAGGATGGAGCACGGGGATAGTTGCTCATGTAATTGGCCCTCAAATATTCAAGTATACAGCGATAATATACGATGGCGCACCTAACTATCCAAGGATGGATCAATACCTATGGATGATAGAGAAATACAGGCCAACAATATTCTGGGCTGTACCAACATTGTTTAGAATGTTCAGAATGCTCGGAGACAAAGCCGTAGAGAGCCACGACTATAGTAGCCTTAGACTGATAGCCAGCATAGGAGAGCATTTCCCCGCCGATCTATGGAACTGGGTATACGAGAAACTAGCCCTGAGGCGGATACCTGTAGTAAACATTTATGGCTCAACCGAGAGCCTCGCAATGGCATCCATACCAACACGCATCGAACTCTTACCCTTCAAGCCCGGATCACCAGGCGTACGCATGCCTGGGTTCGAGCTTGAAGCAGTGGACGAGAACGGTAACCCACTGGAGGAAGGCGAGATAGGTGCACTTGTAATAAAAGCCCCATTCAAAGCCCCATACGTCTTCCTCACAGTATGGGGTGACCCCGACAACTTTGGGAAACCCGGGTGGAAAGGTAATTTGCAGCGGTTCATAGAAAGCTACTATAGCATAAAAGGATACTACACAACTGGAGACGCTGGATACTTCGACGAACACGGATACTTATGGATAGTCGGGAGAATCGATGACACCTTGAAAATATCAGGCCACAGGATAACTAGTGCAGAGATTGAAGACGGTATAAACAAGCATCCTGCTGTAGCTGAGTCTATGGTTGTAGGCAAGCTGGATCCTATTAAGGGTGAGACAGCTGTTGCATTCATAGTCTTGAAACCAGATATGACACCTAGCAAGGAACTAGCTGAAGAAATAAGGTTGAATGTGAGGGATAAGGTTGGGCCTATAGCTGTTCTAACTGAAATATATTTCGTTGGAAAGTTGCCGAAGAACCGTACCGGTAAGCTTGTCCGTAGAATTGGGAGATCGATCGTTAGAAATGAACCTATAGGGGATATTACAGTCTTAGAAGATCCTGGAGTGATAGAACTGTTAACCGAAGCAATCAAAAATCCATTCTAA
- a CDS encoding DUF169 domain-containing protein has translation MSELKILSDKIVNKLKLRTKPVGLKVFKEGLGELSEKLLRPRKHLHQKLTLCQMIGLSRFNGIAVGAELEDMGCPGTMLIFGMIRPPSFIREGRLSYGLYTETQEDGVKLDLTMPIWKYGAKAIATAPLDATPFDPSVVVIYGTPAQIMMLVAGYIYKAGEPVGSSSYAKAGSDLAIVASMLDGKPKTFIPGLGDRIVGHVEEYELGFVTPTNILDDIVYGMENQEKSDFIVYPPKPILVYPAKFEELPVIGKYYKQILDEVEKREQ, from the coding sequence TTGTCCGAACTTAAAATCCTATCAGACAAAATAGTCAATAAGCTAAAACTCAGAACTAAGCCTGTAGGCTTGAAAGTCTTTAAGGAGGGATTAGGAGAACTATCGGAAAAACTTCTTAGGCCACGGAAGCATCTACATCAAAAACTAACACTATGCCAGATGATAGGCCTCTCAAGATTCAACGGCATTGCTGTGGGAGCGGAATTAGAAGATATGGGTTGCCCTGGAACTATGCTGATCTTCGGAATGATACGTCCTCCCAGCTTTATTAGAGAAGGACGCCTAAGCTATGGCTTATATACTGAGACGCAAGAAGATGGGGTCAAGCTTGACTTAACGATGCCTATATGGAAGTATGGAGCAAAAGCTATAGCTACAGCTCCATTGGATGCTACACCTTTTGATCCTAGTGTGGTTGTAATCTACGGTACGCCGGCACAAATAATGATGCTCGTTGCAGGATATATATACAAGGCAGGTGAACCAGTAGGCTCTAGTTCTTACGCTAAAGCTGGAAGCGATCTTGCGATAGTTGCTTCTATGCTAGATGGAAAACCTAAGACATTCATACCTGGATTAGGTGACCGTATAGTCGGACACGTCGAGGAATACGAGCTAGGCTTCGTTACACCCACTAACATTCTGGATGACATAGTATATGGAATGGAAAACCAGGAGAAAAGCGACTTCATAGTATATCCACCAAAACCGATACTAGTTTACCCAGCGAAATTCGAGGAGCTACCAGTGATTGGAAAATATTATAAACAAATACTTGACGAGGTGGAGAAGCGTGAACAATAG
- a CDS encoding C-GCAxxG-C-C family protein, producing the protein MNNSKVEELASLAGKKAVEYLAQTENCAYSPFRAISEVLKLNVTEECVNMSIGFAGGISGSGYICGALWATIAAVGAYQSRRKLNGKTFLERNMHIHMKSAKIYKMFIEKFGSPNCKDLNPKFEWSSEDQRRKCTSIVKWAAETGVREALTLE; encoded by the coding sequence GTGAACAATAGTAAAGTGGAAGAACTAGCCAGCCTTGCAGGCAAAAAGGCCGTAGAATATCTCGCCCAGACCGAGAACTGTGCTTATAGTCCCTTCAGAGCCATCAGCGAGGTTCTCAAATTAAATGTGACTGAAGAATGTGTTAACATGTCTATAGGTTTTGCCGGCGGAATAAGCGGGTCCGGCTATATATGCGGTGCACTATGGGCTACTATAGCAGCAGTTGGAGCTTATCAATCCCGGAGAAAGCTTAATGGTAAAACATTCTTGGAAAGAAATATGCATATCCACATGAAGTCAGCTAAAATCTATAAAATGTTTATAGAGAAGTTCGGTAGCCCGAACTGTAAGGATCTAAACCCAAAGTTTGAATGGAGCAGTGAGGACCAAAGGAGAAAGTGTACTTCCATAGTTAAATGGGCGGCGGAAACAGGGGTAAGGGAGGCCCTAACTCTCGAATAA
- a CDS encoding NAD(P)/FAD-dependent oxidoreductase, with translation MSGSLDGRKYDVLVIGAGMGGGAIALRAKQLGLKAAIVEKARLGGTCVTVGCVPTKYLLRVSEHARDTMNMMDSGIVMGENVSFDVKSVMKRKEELLEQVIWWYRDVVFPSYEIDVIRGEARITSPHTVKVNGETIEVKYIGVATGSIPVAPPIQGLKEAFDKGCAVFSDQALSMTEAPDHIIVIGGGPIGLELATVWEGFGSKITVVELLERLLPMMDKDLSKAITDILLQRGYNIHTSTKVTRIDPETCEVYLSSGERIRGDKILVSTGRKPRSSGLGLEEIGVKIGEDGRIIVNERMQTSVPNIYAVGDVTGPPLLASKAKVQGIVAAENMAGITSTYNPKLVPFAVFTDPEVASVGVSAYKGDPEYVVKKFPAGVNYRSIVYERPFGLAKVVFNKEGVLVGFHMIGLHASEVVNAATMAIQKGYEMDDVMETIFAHPVMSEVFLDAMHLANGVNVYLPKR, from the coding sequence TTGAGTGGCAGTTTAGATGGAAGAAAATATGATGTTCTTGTAATAGGAGCAGGTATGGGAGGAGGAGCTATAGCTTTAAGAGCTAAACAGCTAGGTTTGAAAGCAGCTATAGTCGAGAAAGCTAGGCTTGGTGGCACATGTGTTACAGTCGGCTGTGTTCCAACAAAATACCTCCTACGGGTATCCGAGCATGCTAGAGACACGATGAACATGATGGACTCGGGAATAGTCATGGGAGAGAATGTGTCTTTTGATGTAAAATCTGTTATGAAACGGAAGGAAGAGCTATTAGAGCAGGTGATCTGGTGGTATAGGGATGTAGTATTCCCTAGCTATGAAATAGATGTCATAAGAGGAGAAGCAAGAATAACTTCACCACATACTGTCAAGGTTAACGGGGAGACTATAGAAGTAAAATACATAGGTGTAGCGACAGGCTCGATACCTGTAGCGCCACCCATACAAGGGTTAAAAGAAGCATTTGACAAGGGGTGCGCTGTATTCAGCGATCAAGCGTTATCGATGACAGAGGCTCCAGACCACATTATTGTGATAGGTGGAGGTCCTATAGGCCTTGAGTTAGCAACTGTGTGGGAAGGCTTCGGCTCTAAGATAACGGTAGTAGAGCTATTAGAGCGGCTTCTCCCAATGATGGACAAGGATCTAAGTAAAGCAATAACGGATATCCTGTTGCAAAGAGGCTATAATATACATACTAGCACAAAGGTGACCAGAATAGACCCCGAGACCTGTGAGGTATATTTATCTAGCGGCGAGAGAATAAGGGGAGACAAGATCCTAGTATCAACAGGTAGGAAACCTAGATCAAGTGGACTGGGATTGGAAGAGATCGGGGTAAAGATAGGCGAGGATGGTAGGATAATAGTGAATGAGAGAATGCAGACATCGGTACCCAACATATATGCAGTTGGGGATGTAACAGGGCCACCCTTACTAGCCAGCAAGGCTAAAGTGCAGGGAATAGTGGCAGCTGAGAACATGGCAGGAATAACCTCAACATATAATCCTAAACTAGTACCTTTCGCGGTGTTCACCGACCCGGAGGTTGCAAGCGTAGGTGTTTCAGCTTATAAGGGAGACCCGGAATATGTTGTCAAGAAATTCCCCGCTGGTGTTAACTATAGATCCATCGTATACGAGAGACCATTCGGGTTGGCAAAAGTAGTATTCAATAAAGAAGGCGTATTAGTAGGCTTCCATATGATAGGTCTTCACGCTTCAGAAGTTGTTAACGCGGCAACCATGGCTATACAAAAAGGATACGAGATGGATGACGTTATGGAAACAATATTCGCTCACCCTGTTATGAGCGAAGTCTTCCTAGACGCTATGCATTTAGCCAATGGCGTAAACGTTTACCTTCCGAAGAGGTGA
- a CDS encoding AMP-binding protein, whose translation MVEEQSPPFDFQNPPWTKNYDEGVYFKVDVPRILLHEMLKGVTEKYPDRPAVTFYGKSLSYKELWSEVLKVAEGLRKLGLGEDSCIVLILPNVPHYIILSFAAFSIGAKACLFNPLWSAYQVEEELEKINPDIIIVQDILADKYESVLKNRNNVYQAFLGDYATMGFRFKMSMGRMLGKLPRPSKLFKPYRELVSNEPLGKLYDGDPEETVAALLYTGGTTGTPKAVMLTHLNIMANIIYQKIWFHREEGKDRVLGLLPFFHAYGFGSIMGLSLYIASNLVLQLRFDPEEFLKTIIKERITLIPGAPTIYLMLLKHIPREKLEKIRGIPEICFSGAAPLPVEVIKRWEYITGCRIVEGYGLTETSPVAAANPIYGKRKHGSIGLPMPNTLLAIADLVEPKLVEGQGELVVSGLQVMKGYYNMPEENKQAFFDCCGKRWFRTGDIGYMDEEGYFFIVDRKKDIIKYKGHSVYPRYIEETLYKHECVAEVAVIGIPDPEAGETIKAVVSLKPECRGKLSEEELKEWSKQYLGAHEYPRFVEFADELPKSPAGKILRRVVRERELEKLKSEH comes from the coding sequence TTGGTTGAGGAGCAATCTCCTCCATTTGACTTTCAAAACCCTCCTTGGACCAAGAATTATGATGAAGGCGTTTATTTCAAGGTAGATGTACCTCGAATACTGTTGCACGAGATGCTTAAGGGGGTAACAGAGAAGTATCCGGATAGACCTGCAGTAACATTCTACGGTAAATCGCTTAGCTATAAAGAATTATGGAGTGAAGTCCTAAAAGTTGCAGAAGGATTGAGGAAACTGGGACTAGGTGAGGATAGCTGTATCGTTTTGATACTTCCAAACGTGCCGCATTACATTATACTATCCTTTGCAGCTTTCTCTATAGGTGCAAAAGCTTGCTTGTTCAACCCGTTATGGAGTGCATATCAAGTAGAGGAGGAGCTTGAAAAGATCAATCCTGACATTATAATTGTCCAGGATATTCTAGCCGATAAATACGAGTCCGTACTGAAAAATAGAAACAACGTTTACCAAGCCTTCCTAGGAGACTATGCAACTATGGGTTTCCGATTCAAGATGAGTATGGGTAGAATGCTAGGTAAACTCCCCCGTCCATCCAAACTATTCAAACCATACAGGGAGCTAGTATCAAATGAGCCTCTAGGCAAGTTGTATGATGGGGATCCAGAGGAAACTGTGGCAGCACTCCTATATACGGGTGGAACCACGGGTACACCTAAGGCAGTCATGCTAACTCACCTGAACATAATGGCAAACATAATTTACCAGAAAATATGGTTTCATAGAGAAGAAGGAAAAGACCGAGTCCTAGGTTTACTCCCATTCTTCCATGCATACGGATTCGGAAGCATAATGGGGCTGAGCCTGTACATCGCGTCAAACCTAGTTCTTCAGCTTAGATTTGATCCTGAAGAGTTCCTTAAGACCATTATTAAGGAGAGGATAACGCTCATCCCAGGCGCACCTACAATATATCTAATGCTCTTAAAACACATTCCTAGGGAGAAACTAGAGAAAATACGTGGGATACCCGAAATATGCTTTTCAGGAGCAGCTCCTCTACCAGTTGAGGTTATAAAGCGATGGGAGTATATCACGGGATGCAGAATAGTAGAAGGCTACGGGCTAACCGAAACGAGCCCTGTTGCAGCAGCAAACCCTATTTACGGTAAAAGAAAGCATGGTAGCATTGGACTACCCATGCCTAACACTCTCCTAGCTATAGCTGACCTTGTCGAGCCAAAACTTGTGGAAGGCCAGGGAGAACTCGTTGTCTCAGGTTTACAGGTGATGAAAGGCTATTACAATATGCCTGAAGAAAACAAGCAGGCATTCTTTGATTGTTGCGGGAAGAGATGGTTTAGGACAGGCGATATAGGATACATGGACGAAGAAGGGTATTTCTTCATTGTAGATAGGAAGAAGGATATAATCAAGTACAAAGGACACAGTGTTTATCCCAGATACATCGAGGAGACACTATATAAGCATGAGTGCGTCGCAGAGGTAGCAGTAATTGGTATCCCAGATCCAGAGGCAGGGGAGACTATAAAGGCCGTGGTTTCACTTAAACCCGAGTGTAGGGGTAAACTGAGCGAGGAAGAGTTAAAGGAGTGGAGTAAACAGTATCTAGGTGCACACGAGTATCCTAGGTTCGTAGAGTTCGCTGATGAGCTTCCTAAGAGCCCGGCAGGGAAGATTCTGCGGAGAGTTGTAAGGGAAAGAGAGCTTGAGAAGCTGAAAAGTGAACATTAA